The following are encoded together in the Corticium candelabrum chromosome 1, ooCorCand1.1, whole genome shotgun sequence genome:
- the LOC134184376 gene encoding collagen triple helix repeat-containing protein 1-like — MFSFFVTVLVLIQVIATCGGQSVSDERNQQTCVSAGVPGVPGSPGVNGSPGRDGMKGEKGMNGEKGLVGDGGAQGIKGEEGREGEKGIKGERGLVGDVGGKGNAGKIGPQGPQGPGGIKGETGRKGEKGEAMTLNWKQCVWDRNDNKDSGLIQNCNFRKHDSNSALHVAYAGNLRVVCYSGECCSRWYFTFNGNECSGPMTIEGVVYGNPANDNPLRHRQIEGYCENIPAGQVTIGFNIGNCNKYTSTTYNGETGWASVSRIMISEVLPSQK, encoded by the exons atgttttcattttttgtgacagttcttgtgctcattcaagtcattgctacttgtggtggtcaaagtgtgtcagatgagagaaatcagcag acatgtgtgtctgctggTGTACCCGGAGTACCTGGATCACCTGGAGTTAATGGATCACCCGGACGagatggaatgaaaggagaaaaGGGGATGAACGGAGAGAaaggattagttggagatgGTGGTGCACAAGGAAtaaaaggagaagaaggaagggaaggagagaaaggaataaagggagagagaggattagttggagatgtcGGTGGTAAAGGTAATGCTGGGAAGATAGGTCCACAAGGTCCACAAGGTCCAGGAGGGATAAAAGGAGAaacaggaaggaaaggagagaaaggagaagctatgacactcaactggaaacagtgtgtgtgggaTAGAAATGATAATAAGGACAGCGGTCTGATTCAG aactgtaattttaggaaacatgacagcaattcagctctacatgttgcatatgcaggaaatCTCAGGGTTGTATGCTACAGTGGTGAGtgctgttctcgatggtattttacattcaacggtaacgagtgcagtggacctatgacTATTGAGGGAGTTGTGTATGGTAATCCAGCTAATGATAATCCTCTccgtcacagacagattgagggatactgtgagaacattccagcaggtcaagtcacaattggattcaacattgGAAACTGTAACAAATATACATCAACAACGTATAATGGCGAAACAGGATGGGCATCAGtatctcgcattatgattTCAGAAGTTCTTCCATCacaaaagtga